A segment of the Penaeus monodon isolate SGIC_2016 chromosome 38, NSTDA_Pmon_1, whole genome shotgun sequence genome:
aaaacccacaatacaaaatctagtttttgtattgtgggtttttcttccatatatatatatatatatatatatatatatatatatatatatatgtatatatatatgtgtgtgtgtgtgtgtgtgtgtgtgtgtgtgtgtgtgtgtgtgtgtgtgtgtgtgtgtgtgtgtgtgtgtgtgtgtgtgtgtgtgccaaacacacacacacacacacacacatacacacacacacatatatatatatatatatatatatatatatatatatatatatatatatatatatatatatatatatatatatatatatatgtggtgttgtgtgtggtgtgtgtgtgtgtgtgtgtgtgtgtgtgtggtgtgtgtgtgtgtagtgtgtgtgtgtgtgtgtgtgtgtgtgtgtgtgtgtggtgtgtgtgtgtggtgtgtgtgtgtggtgtgtgcgtgtggtgtgtgcgtgtggtgtgtgtgcggtgtgtgtgtgtgtgtgtgtgtgtgtgtgtgtgtgtgtgtgtgtgtgtgtgtgtgtgtgtgtgtgtgtgtgtatatatatgtatatgtatatatatatatatatatatatatatatatatatatgtatgtatgtatatatatatatatatatatgtatatatatatgtatatatctatctatctatctatctatctatctatctatctatctatctatctatatatatatatatatatatatatatatatatatatatatatgtgtgcgtgtgtgtgtgtgtgtgtgtgtgtgtgtgtgtgtgtacatatatacatgaatacgtggaggattctttgctttcctgggcgggggttgggggggcggcAGCTCGCAGGGGGCACAACCCATTGCATAAGACAATATAGAGACTGAATCTGTGCATATTAATCATGTTTCACCCCACAATTTATTATTACCCTGCGGCATAATTCCTACACATAATAGCCGTGTTATAAAAACGCGGTGTACTAGAGGGTGAAAGGAATCCCTCGATACCAAAATCGTCGCGATCGGTTATGCGACACTAGTCCAGAAAAGAAaaacctctcacacacacacacacacacacacacacacacacacacacacacacacacatatacatacatatatatatatatatatatatatatatatatatatatatatatatatatatatatatatatatattatgtgtgtgtgtgtgtgtgtgtgtgtgtgtgtgtgtgtgtgtgtgtgtgtgtgtgtgtgtgtgtgtaaggatttTCTTTTCTGGACTAGTGTCGCATAACCGATCGCGACGATTTTGGTATCGAGGGATTCCTTTCACCCTCTAGTTCACCGCGTTTTTATAACACGGCTATTATGTGTAGGAATTATGCCGCAGGGTAATAATAAATTGTGGGGTGAAACATGATTAATATGCACAGATTCAGTCTCTATATTGTCTTATGCAATGGGTTGTGCCCCCTGCGagctgccgcccccccccccccccaacccccgcccaggAAAGCAAAGAATCCTCCCCGTATTAACCGCAGGGAACGCCCGACGCTGTCTGTCCCGCGCTCGTCCTGCCGTGAATGCATGgaggtctgtttgtttgttttatcactCCCTATATTGTCTTGTGCAAGGGGACAGCCCCCTTCATAAGAtaatatagtgactgattctgtgCATATTATCCATATTTTACCCCGCAATTACCCCTgtgcctttcatatatatatatatatatatatatatatatatatatatatatatatatatatatatatatatatatatatgtgtgtgtgtgtgtgtgtgtgtgtgtgtgtgtgtgtgtgtgtgtgtgtgtgtgtgtgtatcgatatatatatatatatatatatatatatatatatatatatatatatatatatatatatatatatatatatatatatatacacacacatagacatatatttaagtatataacgcTTTGGTATTACCATTCCAAACATATTTTGCCTGTTTTTCATGAGCTGTTAGACTTACTTGTATTATTTGTCGTTCCAGGGAGATTTGAGATGtcaaaatacaaaacacagcCTAATATATACCTGTGTCCCTTCAACCCACGACAGTTGCCGActtctgcatttttttatttatttattttttacatgaacctctctcttcctatctctacgTGTTTATCTATGCCACTTCccccttttcagttttatttttttcgattttcctctctttgtttatatatgtaccacTCAGCCGATTTCTCTGTTTATCATCCTATTCATCTATAGcagcctctttctttctctttctctctatttttcctatctgtctgtgtgttccTTTGAGGAGTTCATCCAActgatttcgttttctttaacTTATCAAAGACTCTTTCAAAAACCATTAACTCTCCTTGCGCCAGGACACGGAATTGATAATGTATCTGTTTGCATGTGTAGATTTGCATAATGTTTCATATTTCATGTTTCttaatgttttgttttcatattgtagttggtattaataatttactgacattattatcactgtcctttatcattatcgtgttattgtttcatcatttacattttctttctccttcattcaattattatcgttatcaaaatatcattatcattatagttatcattatcctgaataatgttatcatcataattattattatagttatcattatcctgaataatgttatcatcataattatcattatagttatcattatcctgaataatgttatcattatcgttattattaagcccccccccccccgttcttgaCAACAGCACACTGGCCCAGCACCATCTGTGGGCGGATTTGGCAGCCACCTGTGCGGATCTCATCcctgaatcattttttttttactgtatcttTTACTTTTCAAACTTTCTTTTATGGCCTCAATCTTATTTTCAGTTGATTGTAACAGTTGAATAAGTTTcacctttatatttattttattttattatttaaaaaaaaagacaaacgaagAGATAACAACCATAGCCCGGTCACCAAACTCCCTCTTGGGTTGTTGTGTTCCTCTGGACGATTTTTGGAGTCTACagcagaaagagaaatatattttcattgtttgcaAGAGGCCAGTTGagatgtgttatgtgtattgtaaCTTTTGGGAATATacttttgatgttttgttttatcCTTGGTTTCGTTCTTTtacgttttattaattttatttattctaattacTTTTAAAGAAGTATGGATgcactagtaaaatgataaatatgaaagaaagggataattacgttaaaataaagatatgaacaaagaaataaacaaaatgattatGAATGACTGGAAGAagttataaataaagataacatttgCATACTGTAGTTGCAAAGTAGAGGTTTCctacacaatcattattatcgctattatcatccttatacacGTGAATGTTATTGcaataaaaaactttattatcaatatcactgttgatattattataacattactatcattgcttttgctattattatttacattatatgcatcattatcattattatcaaaactatgaAAACTGCCATTACGCATTTTAAcgttataatcattacaattatttctaCCACTGCAACAGTATTATCCTTTCTGTTATTGCTATCAGCCCTCCCATTACAACTAATATTGTtaacatcattgttgttattgatattaccatgcATTTTATCACTCGTTAGGGAGactgaaatattttatatcttttgccACTTCTTACGTGCTTTCATCATCAAAaggctttttattatcatcgtcaacaGTTTCTTTATagctgttttaatttttattatcattaatcaataaATTACGTTATATTACGTTTATTTATTATGATGAGTGatggtcataataacaataacagtaaaaacgataataaaaacaacgataaaatattataataataaaaatgataatgatgatgatgataataatcataataatgataatgatgataatagtgacaatgataataataatgatgattatgattatttttttataattaatgataataattaatgatgataataataattaataacaataataatgatggtaaaaaaatgacgataatatcaataacgatgataataataatactaatgatactaccaataataataataatgatactactactaataatactgatactaacaattatgataatgataataacagcaatgctactacaactagtaataataataatgataatataataatgatataataatgataatgatggagatactaatagtaataatgataattattattatagtaattataattataataattagtaataataataataatggcaataattaatacaataataatattaataataataataataataataataataataataatagcagtagtaataataatgtatgtgataataatttatgaaaataatagcaataataaaaaaaatagttatactgataataatgataatgattatgacaataacaataataagtataaggataataatgatagtaataattatgataaaaaaaaataataatgataatactattactactactaataataatgataatgataacagcaataatactaatattactactactactactactatagtaatgataatgataataacaacgatgacgcttattatagtaatgataataatgacgataattagtactaataacaatggcaataagaaGTATGATAATTGaattatcttttcttcctctttatgtgATGTGCTTATTAGAAATCATTACTACTCGCATTTATATTGTgactatatacatgtattttctttgtattatcactatttctcATACTTCCCACGATAATCGTTCTTATTCACACTTGCTTATCGATTACCTACCTACTTGACCACTCTACACtgaattcactctaggattatggTTTCTGAATAAGTACCATCCCATAAGTACTCTACAgtatgatggtactctactgaactcgctaatTCTAGCAAATCCTAAGTAATTAACACCTTAACACGTTACTCTTCCTCTGACAAGTTCttcttattacattttcatttttctggcATCATAGTAAGGTGATTAACAAGtgtattatcatcctcctccccaGCTCCTTTACTGGCcgggtacacttatatttcagcgcCTGGAGACTAGGTGACCCTCTTTGCTATTGAATGTTACCCTTCACGCGAAGCCTCCATCTCACCGTCACGTTGGCATGCGACGGCCCTAGCTACCATAGGATCACCAGGAACCACTTGTAGATGCCGAGCAGAACCTGCATCCCTACTGCAGTGTTTCAGGAGTTGCAGATGGCTCGAGGATGAGCCTTTTGCGTGGCCGAACGATGTAAACAATATCGTTCCACACATCTATCACTGACTGAAACAAAGGCTGTACCTTCCTGTCGAAGTCCTCCTGAGTCTGCATCCACACCCGATCCTAGTTGACCCAAGGTGAATGCAAGCTCTACGAACTCACTACCTCCTTTGCCTAATGAATCTGACACTCCAGAGGGCGGAAGCAAACACCTgtcctcgaagggagccgccgtaTAAAAGGACACGCctcatcagacagacagacagagacgacagacagaagacacACGTGGTCCAGCTCATCACCACTCCCACCTCGGCACCCGGGGGTCTCACATCCACCCTCAGTAATACATCCAACATCTAAGACCCATTTCTTTGCCCGCctcagtccatctctcgtgtcgttcATATTCCGATGACAGCGGTATCCACGAACCTCAAATATCCAATTACCGAGGAATATCTACTGAAGTGCCTCTTCGCTTCCATTAACACCCAGTCATTGCTACCAGTGTCGAAGACACACGAAGGCACTGACCATTATCACGCGAACAAcacgagggcgaagcggatgccACAAAAAATACGGTCAACTGGACAAGTAgtagatacaaaaaaatagagGCGCACAATGATTTAAACTTCAAAACATCTTGTGACAAAGAGGCACTACGTGATagaccaacagaagcaaaaaagaaattatacGTGCGAAAACAAGAAGTCCTAATTAAtcgcaatatatataatgtaccagTCTGGGAACACGAAAATAATTaaggtggcacacacacacacacacacacacacacacacacacacacacacacacacacacacacacacacacacacacacacacacacacacacacacacacacacacacacacacacacacacacacacacacacacacacacacacacacacacacacacacacacacacacacacacacacacactgtgtatagatatattacattgcACACTCTTCATATGACCTTAAACACAAAAGTGCATACCTGTGTGTGAATTAAAACACTGTCAACAATGCACGCATTTAAACATTCCAGGAAAATGAATTTCAACTTGTTTTTGGACTCTCTTATTACagaatatatttttgtcattctgACATCAGGTTACATTTTTGTGATCATGCAATATCAATATCAGTAACTATAGCTGCAGTCTCGTTGCAATGGTAAAAGACAAAATATAgcagtcagtaaaaaaaaaaacaaaaaaaattaatgttattcAAACCACTTACAAAGAAAGCTACTGTAAATAGCTACTTTGTACAGAACCTCTTACAGTTTTAATGTGCAGGTAaattgatattaacaacaataccaTTCACAGAGTATCTGGACTGATGAACAACTTTTCCACATCAACAAGTTCACAGCCTATGGACAATCtaacaatttaaaaaactgaaaacaaacacGTAACTAGAACATTAAAATAAAGCAACTGTAAGCAACAGGTATATAAACGCAAACAAAATATAGTGACCAAAAGAATAACTAAAACGATAGCTCATTTGGTGCAACTGTACGCAACTGGCGGTTTATGTGAGAGCTGTGTCTCCCACGTCACTGAGGTCTTTCAAGCTCAGAACCTCCATCTTCGCACGGCCCTTTGTTGACGAGGTGATCAAGTCCTCTATCAGTCGGAAGTGGCCTGGATCAATCAGCCCAATCTGAAAATGTATTTGATATCAAGGAATTAGACTCTGCTTTATAATACTTTTACAAGAAATCTGGCACTTAATAAAAAAGTTGcataaatttgtttttgtattcctTTAGTAACCCAAATGGATGTTGTAGGGCATCAGTAAGTGGTCGGATTGATCGTAAAATCTTTTCTATCGCCTAATTTAACCTAATGACaactaaaatacaaaatactattGCTGTTGTAGCAACTTGTAGTAAAGTCCTCAATCAAACTGAGACATCATGtagcgcgagtgcacacacaaatcgctcgcatgcaagtgtgtgtacattcgtgcattcatgcacacaggAATCGCAGAAGCACGAAcgtggatttgcatatattaggcAAGTTTAAACTAggtacggtagtgggtgagtctatcgtagatatgatggtgggttgagaagcAACAacatgattacctaaccaaccaCTTCTCTTGGGAAGGATCACCGGTCAGTCACCCCAGTATAAACACCCAGtcagctacatgatgtcaacacgcCAAGTAGTGCGTCAAACACCGCAACGGTGATGgtacgaatatgaatgaatgaatgaatgaataaaatgaatgaatgaatgaaatgaatgaatgaatgaatgaatgaatgaatgaatgaatgaatacatacatacatacatatatataaacataaaaaatatatatatatatatattttttttttattcatttatttattttattattattttttttttttacggtaggttcatgtttgagcggccgtggtcacagcatgatacttaattgtagttttcatgttgtgatgctcttggagtgagtacgcacggagagtgccggtgttaccttttaggtaatcattctctccttgcccaagggaacaacaccagtgactcgaaccctcgagctcagattgccgtataaataatgtatatatgtaaatatacatatatacatatgtgtatatatgtatatacatgtgtataaatacagatatacatatatatgatatatatatatatatatatatatatatatatatatatatataaataaaacctgtgtgtacacacaaatacacacacacacacacacacacacacacacacacacacacacacacacacacacacacacacacacacacacacacacacacacatcaagtttacataaaatttataatataaatttacttCAGCAGAATGCAATCAAATCAGAGAGAAATACCTGACATCAGATTAATTTAAAAACTGACTAGCTATTTCACCATCACACTACTTTTTATCTAAATAATTCATCCCATGATTCAAAAGTTTCCCTCCCATTCACTAAATATAATAGCCTTATACATAAAGTTATAGACCTTATTTGATAATGGAGGAAGTATAACCACACTTTACAGTGTATTAATACCCATTCACTGTTACTACAGCCATATATTTGAAAGTACAGTTCACTTTTCAGTATCCTGTACAGACAAATTACATTCTATTTTGATTTCCTAAAAAATTATaagcaataaaagataatacCCAACATTTACTGCTTCATGCAGAACATGTATGGGTTGTAAacattatatgcataaaaaaagaaaaaaagaaagaaaaaagaagaagaagaagaagaagaaaaatttatatatatatatatatatatatatatatatatatatatatatattatatatatatatatgatatatatatatatatatatatatatatatatatataatatatatatatatatatatataatatatatatatatatatatatatatctgaatgtaGTATTCCTACAAACTTGAATTCAGACGAACAGCAGACATCCAAAACTCACCATCTCTAATTCTGGGTTAAAGTTTTCACTCTCCACATTCAACATGGGCACAATCTTCTCCTTGATTTTCTTAGCTTCCTTCCCTGGGATGAAGATTCTAACCTTCATCTGCGCCCTCTGGATGGGGATCACCTGCATATTTCACAAGactatgagtttttttttgcacAAACGAAGTTGCAATCtccttttttattcactttaaaGCCATCTGCTACCAAAGGCTAATGCAAAAAGTTCACAGGCTAGTTCATTCGGTTTTCTCACCCCAGCTAGTTGCTTGATGACGTCAAGGGCCTGCTGCTTGTTGTTACGCTTGGGGTTGACCGAAAAGTGCAAGTCCTTCATGGCGCTCTCAATCATGGTGACTGTGTACGGTGTCTTTGTTTCTGGATTTATGCACTTGTCTGAAGTTGTTTatagtgaaaatgagaaaaatattgcTTAGCAGATTTTATAAGATATTGTAATATTtctaccaaataaaaaaaacatatagaaaagTTAACCCTTACAATGCACAAAATTATTACCATAAAATACCTCAAACCTTTACCTTTTAAGTATCATAAACGTTTATCTCATATTTTTAGAATAATGAGAAGTTTTGGTTTACCTCCTTATATTGCTAATATTGTGAAAAATTTACCACAGGCACCCTTATTAAATCATCATAAGTGATGTTGCATATACACATTGATTTCCTCTAACAAGATAAAATATCCTACTTTATACCATTAAACACAATTGTAGTTTACAAAAATTACCTGAAACAATTGAAGCAATCTCTTTCATAGATGACTCCAGGTTCGCTTGCCGCTCTTTATCCGATACTTGTAACTCTCCCTTTTCTAAGATTTCCAAGCATATCTGTAAATACAGTCACTAGTTTATTAGGAAAGGAATATTTAAAATGAAgctattgcaataataacaacagttatcaTTTGGCCTTTTCTCCAGCCTCCCACCCACTCacctacccacacccacccacactcacacatccacaatttttttttttttttttatgatctttaaAGCCACTGTGGTCATTAGTAATTTTAGATATAGTACTTTTACATATCTAAAGTTATGTATAAGTCAGTTTTAATGCCTAAAATTATCAACAATTCTTTCCAACtctatgcacatacatgtatctatagaGATAAGATACGTAATATTCAAATCTGATACGATTATGTTTCTAATACTCTTGGACATACTTGTTTCTGGTCTTCTGTCTTGAAACACTTGAGCAGTTCCTCCTTTTTGGCAACCTGTCCTTTTGAAACATTGGTGAAGACAGTCTCACTCTGCAGAACCTCATCCAGATCTTTCTCTCTGaaacaataatgccaataattgCTTCAGAGACAACTGGTGTACATGTGGAGATTTCTGCATCTGTGTAAAGGTTTCATATAATACTgctatatacattaatgtataaaattaaataatttaaatgttGAACTTCCCAAATCTAGTATCCTTGGGACTAGATATATTTCTGTATTGTAGAACcttaatcatcattcttatctcTGCCACAAACACTAtctaaatgataaaattaaatgtgtatatcacaaggcaaattttttttttttttctataactctCCTTTTAGTTCACAGATGTGGTTGAGCttcaacaaacatatatattatcatgcaacttataaaagatgaaaattatcTGCTTTCAAAAATTGCATAGAGACAAAATAGCAAAACAGAGGCAAAATCTTGGTTTCAGACACCTTTTAGTAAGGTTAAGGCTATGGGTTggaattatcaaaatcataagaTTGTAATCAatctgattataaaaataaatacaaacgaTATAAACATTTTAGAATATATTTCAAGTTATTTGCATACTCTGTATCACTATTCATAATCTGAAATTCCTTAATATAATACAGACTGAGAGAAAGTCACAATAGAAGAAAAGTCTATGATTTATTCCTGCTGTTGAAATATGACGTGCTGGACCTCTGTTCAAGTTTAAGACAAGTAATGAGAAGAACCAAAACTTGCTGCTATCTCCAAACATTTTATCCAATATTATTAACTTACTTCTACCTTAATTTTCTTGCCCTCTAATATTTATTTCTACATAAACTATactgaatgaataaaaagaaaaatatatctctTCAATACAAAATTTGAAGTTATTCATAAGTACTACTTCTTACTGgtatatgatattaatacatatgtaattaaaTTGGATGTAATATGTACTACATAATAATGTTGTAAGTCTCTATCTGGCTGTTATCACCCTTTTAGTCTGCCCAAAGTGAACTCTCTGGGGAAAGGAAAACCTAGTGAGAAAAATATTGGCCAATCCTAGTGTTCTCTTCACAAAGCTGGTCGTTTTCTCCCCCTAGGCACTGAGTACCTAAAGTCTATGATTATCGGGGATGACTATAATATATTGTCTGTGTAGTTAGaacattaaaaaacatttaaaacctaGATATACTAAGACTGGGGAGGTGAAATTGTATaactaaacatattatatatataattatatatatatatatatatatatatatatatatatatatatatatatatatatatatatatatatatataaatatatatatatatataaatatatatataatataataatatatatgttgttgttattattattattattattattattattattattattattattattattattattattattattattattattattattattataataataataataagaagaagaataacaagaataataacaataacaataacaataataaatgtatacataaacacagaacAAATAAAAGCCTGTATTActgtaatgaaaattaaaagtgaaaatttgGGTGTAAATAAAAAATCTGTTAAAATAAATCTTAATCTGATTTTTAGATTACACATAGCTCAAAGGGGATGAGATGGATGCTTTTACTGGAGAGCTGAAATGTAACTTTACATATCGGCATGGTGAGCACTTAATTTTGGAAATGCAGCATATTTTATATTCTGTAGAGCTTTCTATTGCTAGGAATATTGTTTACTATATTCTTTCAAGAATTCATCTTCGTTTTTCCTATCTCTGCACAGTTCTAATTTTAAGACATACCTTATAAAATGTTAGACATACATGGTACACAGTGGgcaatatatctatagaaaaaatatatggatgAATTTTAAGTTATTCTTCTATGACAGATTTCTCACAACTTGGAAATAAGAAAGTTTTGGGGAGGAGAATAATCACTGTGACTAACGCAGCCATAGTTGTGGCCTACATGCCTCTGGAATTTTAACGTAGGCTAATAATGCTCGACCACTTGAGTTCTGACATGTGAATTCAGACTGGATCCTTATTTGAAGATAAATTGACAGGGGGCTTTAAATACTGGACACATATAAGCAGGTTCTGTTTTCAAATGaatttatgcattttatatatgaaataatctaACTTTTTCCCTCTTGATTTGTGACAACTATGTTCTCTGTTCTATAAGAAAAATATCACAGAATCCATTGACTTAGCAATTCCATAAGCTGTTCAGATTAATTTGATCATATATCCAACAATGATGGTAtgaacaaaagttttaaaaaggggcaaacaataatataaacacaaaataaactgCACGATCTCCACCACACACATTCCTACaagcaaagaaaacaagaccAATTCTCCAAATAAGCCGAcacacccaagaaaaaaaaaaaactcccagggacaaacacaacataaaaagcgagtaaaaaaaaaaattcccgactCACATCTTCTGCCTCCAACTCTGCACTTTATTCTTGTAACACGCAATCTCGAACCTCTTGCCTCCCTTCTTCATCCTCACCACGGCGATGTTTGTCAGTCTTATCTGGTTGGTGGGGGTGAATATCTTGCCTCCGCCCTTACTCATGGTGGCGGCTGGGTGCTCCTCGGCTGGAGGGAAGGAGCGAAAAGGGGATTAAAAGGGAGGAAGTTCGAGGAGCTGTCAGCTGACGTGCTTGGCAGGACCGACCCTTCCCTGGCACTGAGGGACCAGAGGGAGGCCTGTTGCGCGAACGGGGCTTGGGTACGGGTGCTGTAATCCTCTAGCTCTCTATTCGGAGGGGAATTTGGGTCTTAT
Coding sequences within it:
- the LOC119596872 gene encoding ribosome maturation protein SBDS-like, whose amino-acid sequence is MSKGGGKIFTPTNQIRLTNIAVVRMKKGGKRFEIACYKNKVQSWRQKIEKDLDEVLQSETVFTNVSKGQVAKKEELLKCFKTEDQKQICLEILEKGELQVSDKERQANLESSMKEIASIVSDKCINPETKTPYTVTMIESAMKDLHFSVNPKRNNKQQALDVIKQLAGVIPIQRAQMKVRIFIPGKEAKKIKEKIVPMLNVESENFNPELEMIGLIDPGHFRLIEDLITSSTKGRAKMEVLSLKDLSDVGDTALT